In Campylobacter massiliensis, the DNA window ACTACCTTTGCTGCGGCGATCCTCTCGTCGCTGATCGTGATAACGCCGTTTTTTAGCGTATTCGTGCGGTATTCGCTTTTTGTTATGGCCTTGATGTTGGCTTGCTGTTCGGCGCTTAGAGCGTCAAATTTGGCTCCGTAAAGCTGAGCCGCCTTGATATCCATAAATGCGACTAGCTCTTTATGCAGCCAATCAGCCGTCCAGTCAGGCGCCTGATACGCTCCGTGTCCCCACACCGAGCCCACCTGCATACCGCCGATGCTTTGCCAGGCTTCCTGGCCTTTGTAAATTTGCTCTTGCTCGACTACGATCTTGCCGTTTTTATCGGCAAAACTCACCACCGGCGGCGCTTCGCGGTAAACCTCTACGCCGTAATAGCCGAGTATCCCGAAGGCGATAGTAACGACTGCTACCAGCACCCACCAATACTTCTTGTATTCACGCATACTTTGTCTCCTTTTGAAAAATTCGGATAAAGTTTATCCAAAATAAATTTTCGCAAAAATGATATATATCAATAAAAGGACTAAATTTGTCCTTAAAATACGCCTTATATTAAAAAATGTATAATTTCAAAAATATATTTTAGGGGATTTTATGTTTAAATTTGAGATCGTTTATAAATTTTGCCTCATTTGCATGCTGATTTTGGGACTTTGCCTGCTCGCGTTTTCGGGAGTAAATTTCGCGCTCGGAGAGTACGGCGAGTTTTGGATGGGCGCGCATAAATTTGCGGGCTTTTTGGTTGCGCTCGCAGCCGTTTTGCACGTGATAAATCGCAAGAAAAAGCTCATTAAACTCGCAAACGAATTTATAGATGTTGTCACTCGCCGCAAAAATCCGAGCATGTGCAACATGGACCGCATCATCGCCTCGCTCGAGCCCTACACGATCGCCCAAATCTCGCAAAAACTGGGCTTTGACGAGGCCGAGTTTTGCCGCACTTTGCGCGAAAACGGCGTCAAATTTAGCAGCGCCGACCAAACCCTGCGCCAAATCGCTTTTTTAAACGACGAAAAGATATTTTTCGTACTAGTTCTCATCGTCGAGGCAAAATTCGGCAAGAGATTTTGCGGCGAACTCAAATTTAAAGGCGCTAAATTTAACGGCGTCAAAAATGCGGCGTGATGGTTAAATTTAACTGCTAATACGGCCTGAAAGCGGTAAATTTGAGTTAATTTTGCCGCCATGCTCGTAAAGTTAATTTCACAAATTTAACTGCGGCGACCAAAATTTAAGCATTTGTGTTTTAGAAATTTATCAAAATTTAACTGATCTAAATTTCAAAAGCTCGCTAAAATTTAACACCCCAAAAAAACCGCCCTACTCCGCTGAAATTTTTTCCAAAAACTCCTGAGTTTGCTCTTTTAAATTTTCCAAATCTCCGCCATTGTCTATCACAAAGTCCGCCATGGCGCGCTTTTGCTCTATGTCCGTTTGCAGCTCCACACGGTGCTTTGCGGCGGCACGATCCAGCCCGTTTCGCTTCATCACACGCGCGATCAGCGTATATTTAGGCGCATAAACGACCGCTACTTTATCGAAAAACTCATACCTCTTGCCCTCGAAAAACAGCGGAATATCGACGAAATAAAGCCTTCCTTTCGCCTCTAAAGCCCGCGCCTGCGATAAAATTTCAGCCGTTATCTTCGGATGCAGCAGCGCTTCTAGCTTTGCAAGCTCCGCAGGGTCTTTAAACACCAGCTCGCCTAGCTTTTTGCGATCCACCGAGGCACAGGGGGCGGATAAAATTTCCTCACCAGGATTGGCGTCAAATTCCGCATGTGAACCAGAATTTTCAGCCTGTACGTCTTTTTGCACGACGTATTGCGAGCCGAAAATTTCAGCCACCTGCGCGGCACAGAGATCAAGGACGTAGTGCGAAATTTGATCGGCATCGATGATCTCAAATCCGCGATCACGAAGCAGCTCGCAAACCGCGCTCTTACCGCTACCGATGCTGCCCGTAATGACGACGGCGTGTTTAAATTTCAAGGTGAGCCTTTATAGCGTTTTTATTCGATTTTAGCTAAAATCTGCGAAATTATACCATCTTGGAGGATAAAATTTGATAAGCTACAAAGACGCAGGCGTCGATATAGACGCGGGAAATGACTTCGTAAACGCGATAAAACCATTCGTCAAAGCGACGCAAACTCCGCACGTTTTGGGCGGTATCGGCTCGTTTTCTGGCGCGGTGAGGCTGCCTGCAGGCTACAAAAAGCCCGCGATCCTAGGCGCTACCGACGGCGTGGGTACAAAGCTGCGACTCGCGATCGACGCGCACAAATTTGACGGCGTCGGCCAGGATCTCGTCGCGATGTGTGTGAACGATCTCATCTGTAACTTCGCCGAGCCGCTATTTTTCCTTGACTACTACGCGACGGCGAAGCTCGAGATCGCGGACGCCAGAGAGGTAGTAAAAAGTATCGCCGAGGGCTGCAAACTCGCGCGCTGCGCGCTAATCGGCGGCGAGACGGCTGAGATGCCCTCGATGTATGAAAAGGGCGACTTCGACCTTGCGGGCTTTGCCGTAGGTATCGCCGAAGAGGACGAGATCGACCGCAGCAAGTTCGTACGTGAGGGCGACGTGCTCATCGCGCTTCCAAGCAGCGGCCTGCACTCAAACGGCTTCTCGCTCGCGCGCAAAGTAGTTGCCGAGCTTGGGCTAAAATTTGACGACAAGGTAGACGGTCGCGCGCTCATCGACGTGCTTTTGGAGCCGACCAGGATTTACGTTGGCGACTTTTTAAATTTAAAAGACAAGATCCACGCGCTCGCACATATCACGGGCGGCGGCATCGTGGAAAATCTACCGCGCGTATTTCCGGAGGGGCTGGGCGCAAAGATCGAGCATACCGCGATCCGCACGCCTGAGATCTTTAAAATCATCGCGCAAAAAGTGGAGCCGGCAGAGATGATGAGGACGTTTAATATGGGCGTTGGCATGATCGTTGCAGCTCCGAAAGAAAACGCGAACTTCGTGCTAGCTAACACCGACGGCTACGTCATCGGCGAGATCGTAAAAGGGCAAGGCGCACAGCTAGTTTAAACGGTTAAATTTAACTTTGGCTCGTAAAATACATTGCGAGCCAAAGATTTTTGGGCGTTAAATTTGCTCTGTTGCCATGCGGGTTAAAAAAAATATCGTTAAATTTATTTACTCTACCTATCAAATTCGACTGGACTATTTGTTAGTCAAATTTTTATTTCTCTTCGTTTGTAAAATATCTATTAAACCCTGAATATAACGCTAAATTTAGACAAAAATAACGTTAGCGTTTGTTAGTGCGCGTAAGCCAAAAGTTAGTCCACAAAACCAAACAGGCGTGAAATTATATTATTCAAATTTAACAAAAAACCAAATCCTAAAAATTAAATGTTATATTAAATAAAAATATTAAAGTGTAAATTTAATGCTTCTTGGCTAGAATTTGACAAATTTAAATACAAAGGACGGGCAATGAGCATAAATTTAGATAGACTTAAGGCGCTTTTTAGCGAGACAAACGCCATAAATGACGCAAGCTTTGGCGCCGGGATGAGCCGCCTAGCCTACACGCGCGAGGATAAGGCCGCTAGAGAGCTATTTATCGCACGCTGTAAGGAAGCGGGGCTAAAAGTACGCATAGATGCGATCGGAAATATCTTCGCCAGGCGCGAAGGCACCCAGCCCGAGCTGCCGGCGGTAGCGTTTGGCTCGCATCTAGACACCGTGATAAACGGCGGCGAATTTGACGGGATTCTGGGCGTCCTGGGCGGACTAGAGCTCATCAGATCGCTAAACGACGAAGGCGTGCAGACGCGCAGACCGCTCGA includes these proteins:
- the coaE gene encoding dephospho-CoA kinase (Dephospho-CoA kinase (CoaE) performs the final step in coenzyme A biosynthesis.), encoding MKFKHAVVITGSIGSGKSAVCELLRDRGFEIIDADQISHYVLDLCAAQVAEIFGSQYVVQKDVQAENSGSHAEFDANPGEEILSAPCASVDRKKLGELVFKDPAELAKLEALLHPKITAEILSQARALEAKGRLYFVDIPLFFEGKRYEFFDKVAVVYAPKYTLIARVMKRNGLDRAAAKHRVELQTDIEQKRAMADFVIDNGGDLENLKEQTQEFLEKISAE
- a CDS encoding chemotaxis protein, which codes for MFKFEIVYKFCLICMLILGLCLLAFSGVNFALGEYGEFWMGAHKFAGFLVALAAVLHVINRKKKLIKLANEFIDVVTRRKNPSMCNMDRIIASLEPYTIAQISQKLGFDEAEFCRTLRENGVKFSSADQTLRQIAFLNDEKIFFVLVLIVEAKFGKRFCGELKFKGAKFNGVKNAA
- the purM gene encoding phosphoribosylformylglycinamidine cyclo-ligase, with amino-acid sequence MISYKDAGVDIDAGNDFVNAIKPFVKATQTPHVLGGIGSFSGAVRLPAGYKKPAILGATDGVGTKLRLAIDAHKFDGVGQDLVAMCVNDLICNFAEPLFFLDYYATAKLEIADAREVVKSIAEGCKLARCALIGGETAEMPSMYEKGDFDLAGFAVGIAEEDEIDRSKFVREGDVLIALPSSGLHSNGFSLARKVVAELGLKFDDKVDGRALIDVLLEPTRIYVGDFLNLKDKIHALAHITGGGIVENLPRVFPEGLGAKIEHTAIRTPEIFKIIAQKVEPAEMMRTFNMGVGMIVAAPKENANFVLANTDGYVIGEIVKGQGAQLV